The following is a genomic window from Mycoplasma bradburyae.
TTTTAAATATTTCATCAATCAAATTGTAATCTTCGTATTCAGATAATACTTTTAATAATGCGTTATTAGCTTCATTTAAGTGTTGAATCACAATATCGTGAAACTGATTTTTATCTTCTAATATTAAATTAATATTGTAAAGTGCTGTTTGCAGTAAATTAATTTGTCATTCTTGTTGAAACATACTGTCCTGTTTGTTTTCATCATTAAAAATTGCTAAGCATTTTTCTTGTAAATAATCGGTTAAATCGCTTATTTCATCATTTTTAGCACTTATTTTTATTTTTACTTCACCAGTGTATTGGGTAGGATCAAATTGATCTACCTTATTACCAACAAGAACAAATTCTTTTTTGTTTTTAATTAAATACTTATAAATATCTGTTTTGTTGTACTTTTCATAATCTTTTAAATCCAAAACATAAATCACAAAATCAGATTTATCAATCATTTCATAACTCTTAGTTATTCCTATTTGTTCTATTTTATCGTTACTTTTTCTGATTCCTGCTGTATCAATAAGATTTATTATCAATTGATTGTTTAAGATTATTTGTCCTTCAACTACATCCCTGGTTGTACCCGGGATATTTGTTACTATTGATTTTTGTTCTTTTAAAAAAGCGTTTAATAATGAAGATTTTCCTGCATTTGGTTCGCCTACTATCGCTACATTTATACCTTCAGAATTTTTTCTTAAATTAATAGATTTATTAACTATTCTTGTTAGTTTTTGCCGTATATTTTCTAAATTTCTAAATTCTTCAATTAATTCTTTTTTCTCATCTTCGTACTCAGGATAATCAATAGCTATTTCTACTAAACCTATTAATTTAAAAATCTCTAATTGAATACTTTTTATATCTTTAGAAAATGATCCACTTAAAGCATTAATACTTGCTGAATGGCTTAATGAATTTTTAGAAAAAATTAAATCATGAATTGCTGTTGCCTGATTTAGATCTATCTTTTTATTAAGATAACTTCTTTTAGAAAATTCTCCTTTTTGAGCTAGGTGCAATCCATGTTTATTTAACAATCCCATTATTTTGTTAACAACAAAAATACCACCATGACAATTTATTTCAATAGAATCTTCTCCTGTAAAACTTTTAGGAGCTACAAACTTCATTAATAAGACATCATCAATAATTTGATTACTATCTATAATCTTGGCATGTTGAATTTTATAACCTTCTTTGGTTATTTCTTTGTTTGTAATCTTATTAATAACTTCATATGTATCAGGGCCTGAAACTCTTATAACTTGAATCGCGCTATTATATGGTGCTGTCGCTAATGCATATATTGTCTCGTATTTTTTCATCACTATTTAATCAAGAATGCTTAACAAAATTGCGTTCTTAGAAAGATTTAAATTTAAGTTATCTAAAATTGGTATTAATTTATTTTTTTTATTAAAATCACCGGTAAATATTAAATAATTTAATATCAAACTAATTTCGTAATAATCCAATTTTTCGAACAAATTTCTGATCTTCATTATATGATCAAAATTCTTGTTTTTGATATCTAATAAATTTATTAAATCAAGTAATTTATAAATATCTTTAAAAGATTCATATTCTAAAATATCATCATAACTATAAAAAATTGATTTGATAATTTTTAGTTCTTTAGGTTTATAGTTATTTTTAAATTGAACTTTTTCGTTATAAGTTTTTGTTGAATACCTAACACATCTACTAACAATTGTATCTAAGATACCGTATGGCTTTCTGGTAGTTAAAATCCCTATGGTATTGTCTTTTGGTTCTTCTAGAAACTTAAGCAAAGAA
Proteins encoded in this region:
- the mnmE gene encoding tRNA uridine-5-carboxymethylaminomethyl(34) synthesis GTPase MnmE, which translates into the protein MKKYETIYALATAPYNSAIQVIRVSGPDTYEVINKITNKEITKEGYKIQHAKIIDSNQIIDDVLLMKFVAPKSFTGEDSIEINCHGGIFVVNKIMGLLNKHGLHLAQKGEFSKRSYLNKKIDLNQATAIHDLIFSKNSLSHSASINALSGSFSKDIKSIQLEIFKLIGLVEIAIDYPEYEDEKKELIEEFRNLENIRQKLTRIVNKSINLRKNSEGINVAIVGEPNAGKSSLLNAFLKEQKSIVTNIPGTTRDVVEGQIILNNQLIINLIDTAGIRKSNDKIEQIGITKSYEMIDKSDFVIYVLDLKDYEKYNKTDIYKYLIKNKKEFVLVGNKVDQFDPTQYTGEVKIKISAKNDEISDLTDYLQEKCLAIFNDENKQDSMFQQEWQINLLQTALYNINLILEDKNQFHDIVIQHLNEANNALLKVLSEYEDYNLIDEIFKNFCLGK
- a CDS encoding DNA polymerase III subunit delta', with amino-acid sequence MDLTNKYTPVLLYENKGCYLEKYLQQYLINIICLEENKPCKKCKWCLKIINNGYYDLIKVYPKNNIIKKQDVINIQNKFSDTALENRGLKIYIINQIEKANKESLNSLLKFLEEPKDNTIGILTTRKPYGILDTIVSRCVRYSTKTYNEKVQFKNNYKPKELKIIKSIFYSYDDILEYESFKDIYKLLDLINLLDIKNKNFDHIMKIRNLFEKLDYYEISLILNYLIFTGDFNKKNKLIPILDNLNLNLSKNAILLSILD